In one Thermodesulfobium acidiphilum genomic region, the following are encoded:
- the cysC gene encoding adenylyl-sulfate kinase, whose translation MRNFYLLITGLPCSGKTTLGKRLYEALVQRDISLELLDGDKVRESISKDLDFSRPARIENSVRVVNRARDLMDKGTACILSMVAPYSEARLRARKIIGEGFVEIYFDVLLETCEKRDVKGMYKRARNGEIKNFTGIDDIYEEPLNPDIRIRTDILGIDESIVKIERFLLENFFIAEAKLKI comes from the coding sequence ATGAGAAATTTTTATTTACTGATTACTGGCCTTCCTTGTTCAGGAAAGACTACGCTTGGCAAAAGGCTATACGAGGCTCTTGTTCAAAGGGACATAAGCCTTGAACTCCTTGATGGGGATAAAGTCAGAGAATCTATCTCTAAGGATTTGGATTTCTCAAGACCTGCAAGAATAGAAAATTCAGTTAGAGTAGTGAACAGGGCACGAGATCTTATGGATAAAGGAACGGCATGCATACTTTCAATGGTAGCCCCTTATTCCGAGGCGAGGCTGAGGGCACGGAAGATAATCGGGGAGGGATTTGTCGAGATATATTTTGATGTGTTGCTGGAGACCTGTGAAAAAAGAGACGTAAAAGGGATGTACAAAAGGGCGAGAAATGGTGAAATAAAGAATTTTACAGGTATTGATGACATATACGAAGAACCTCTTAATCCAGATATTAGAATTAGAACTGATATCCTGGGAATAGATGAAAGTATTGTAAAGATAGAAAGATTCTTGTTAGAAAACTTTTTTATAGCTGAAGCTAAACTTAAAATTTAA
- a CDS encoding flagellin, producing the protein MALYINTNVSAMQANYNLSQTSNAMSSSLEKLSTGLRINSAADDPAGLTISNTLQAQIKGLGQAIQNSNDGINMIQTAAGALTEVTNLIQSMRTLAVSASNTAVNDTASRQADQYQINSAISSLKNIAATTAFGNVKLLNGNFGYNTQITTPNDISGMGVAASATNLNYLGNISMQIKQQATQAYMTGAFLGTSASGAGGTIAFSINTLDSAGNIINTQAITATIASGVSGSAALTNIVNAINQFSGTTQVFAALNTAAASGEVDLGSVQYGSKFSFSISPVTVSSGASGVVSGQLSGATATGGQDLVVQVGIGTAASAGDTLTANYIAGNSSGTSGQFVIADTASTNKYVGFYANLTLTSGSGGSGTVTTGNSALSASFEATANPNWTTAVGMLNTGSQVNVGVLAKNSATFQIGANAGQLVSMVINNLTPDALGFSAGLGESVSQINVQTLSGAQNAIQVLDAANTEVSVIASSLGAFQTNTLQSNVNSLSIAQTNLSASNAAIQDTNMAAEMTNFTRLQILMKSGIAMLSQANQIPSALLTLLQ; encoded by the coding sequence ATGGCTCTTTACATTAACACAAATGTGTCTGCTATGCAGGCAAACTACAATCTCTCTCAGACAAGTAACGCAATGAGTTCAAGTCTTGAGAAGTTATCTACGGGTCTTAGAATTAACAGTGCTGCAGATGACCCGGCAGGTCTTACAATTTCAAACACGCTTCAGGCACAAATTAAAGGCCTGGGACAGGCAATTCAGAATTCAAATGATGGCATAAATATGATTCAAACTGCTGCAGGAGCCCTTACTGAGGTTACAAACCTTATTCAGTCGATGAGAACTCTTGCAGTGAGTGCATCGAACACGGCTGTGAATGATACAGCCTCGAGACAGGCCGATCAGTACCAGATTAACTCTGCTATTTCATCTCTAAAGAATATTGCAGCTACCACTGCATTTGGAAACGTAAAGCTCTTAAATGGTAACTTTGGTTATAACACCCAGATAACGACGCCAAACGATATAAGTGGCATGGGTGTAGCGGCGAGTGCAACAAATCTTAATTACCTTGGCAACATTTCAATGCAGATTAAACAGCAAGCTACTCAGGCATATATGACAGGTGCATTTCTTGGCACTTCGGCTTCGGGTGCGGGTGGAACAATTGCATTTTCTATTAATACCCTGGATTCTGCAGGAAACATTATAAATACTCAAGCTATTACTGCTACTATAGCTAGTGGTGTTTCAGGTTCTGCTGCTCTAACTAATATTGTAAATGCAATAAACCAGTTTAGTGGAACCACTCAGGTTTTTGCTGCTTTAAATACAGCAGCAGCTTCTGGTGAGGTTGATCTTGGAAGTGTACAGTATGGTTCGAAGTTTAGCTTTTCGATTTCACCTGTAACTGTTAGTTCTGGAGCATCCGGTGTTGTATCAGGACAATTGTCTGGAGCAACGGCTACTGGAGGGCAGGATTTGGTTGTGCAGGTTGGTATAGGTACAGCTGCTTCTGCAGGTGATACGCTCACTGCTAACTACATTGCAGGAAATAGCAGCGGAACGTCCGGTCAATTTGTTATAGCAGATACTGCGTCAACTAATAAGTATGTGGGCTTTTATGCCAATTTAACATTGACTAGCGGTTCAGGTGGGAGTGGAACAGTTACTACTGGCAATTCGGCTTTATCTGCTTCTTTTGAAGCTACTGCCAATCCAAATTGGACTACTGCTGTTGGCATGCTTAATACAGGATCACAGGTTAACGTAGGCGTTCTTGCAAAGAATAGTGCTACCTTCCAGATAGGCGCAAATGCAGGACAGCTTGTGAGTATGGTAATTAATAACCTTACTCCAGATGCGCTTGGATTTAGCGCAGGACTTGGAGAGAGCGTTTCCCAGATAAACGTCCAGACTCTATCTGGCGCACAAAATGCAATACAGGTCTTAGATGCTGCAAATACTGAAGTATCAGTTATTGCGTCCAGTCTCGGTGCCTTCCAGACAAATACCCTTCAGTCGAACGTCAATTCTCTTTCTATAGCACAAACTAATCTGTCTGCATCCAATGCTGCAATTCAGGATACTAATATGGCTGCTGAGATGACCAACTTTACAAGACTTCAGATTTTGATGAAATCGGGCATTGCAATGCTTTCGCAAGCAAACCAGATTCCATCTGCTTTACTTACGCTTTTGCAATAA
- a CDS encoding glycosyltransferase, whose translation MIKILGVVSDHTGCPYYRMKLPSKFVERYFSKSVEFNITDEMNEKLMREHDFIIVQKTPYPERLEEFRYIKKLRKKLMLEFDDFYHDVPSFNPSRNYWLNRYKYYRKRPLDFFEDMLGEVDKVIVSTKFLKNFYEKFNKNIVINPNNLDPDIFLKVKPARQTGIDNINICWFGSSSHVGDFDIVGEVLKEIVLKYDNVYIHIGGDLQTFLNLKVDETRKIFHHWLPFDVYPFQYSNFQIAVAPILDLPFNRARSPLKYYEYGCSNLAGVYDRLDPYELEVEDGRCGILVKGEKEWFDAICKLIEDEELRYSIANNAREDVLKNHIWSEEKAKFYLTDVIGIDEEDILHPKKVFQKAECSVKKEGIFSIFYFFYPVDEALIENEIKILEEFTKDFNAELNILRMPERIQNAYSFIEKNIKGEHFAIVTPIFLPYESDFNVFKNLIEELEENDLDIISPTLVDMTGKILSCGIAFKEMDVLKGPVAPGYFLVESSLSFPDEKIQIMSALPFKFLVGRKSFIDKVKDMETANYENNEYAFIESLLKARKVLWAGVSKRCKVTYAFSEKISEQLHAYRIGLERDDQKKLFSRVEILPDFYIHTKWYAPNEWDIRIYKYGLTNKDRVLEMSSFERGKSILSPYFRNDLESDFLSVCVLKEEGFNLEELYKTLRWQQFPAFQVVEFADSKSFLERILSMKERYFVITHKDARLHPWFMSYVYGIAKECSPQLITTDYILDNEPICTPDLSVEFLESYNYVGKTFVVEKELLIDVLRERISDMPDLDVLLEELLEFDSQRIENGITKKLEKIYPDFYYDILLRISEKNPKTFRIPMHLIRTSESKDSNAERIALENHLERIGFEYERIEENYGCFRIYPKIAEVPIEVFVVGENVHEDVLDSISKDFKVTRVSNFRQLFNAAKESNSENVLVIKDSLRYIDNDVILGLNSYLSKKDVGITSLKALYSQNKLVIGTGIVISKNRVFYAMNLSNADEEGLTKRGSVTSNFISPIIEIFAIKRHLFLELGSISDTPFSQLELSLKALEMGKRTVVLPYFTAMFEEPITSNNKFESSKKKTSLVSKELSRILTRYKKFIISDADLYFNPMLNYSFSDFEY comes from the coding sequence ATGATTAAGATTTTAGGCGTTGTAAGCGATCACACAGGTTGCCCCTATTACAGGATGAAACTTCCTTCAAAGTTTGTAGAAAGATATTTTTCTAAATCTGTAGAGTTTAATATAACTGACGAGATGAACGAAAAGTTAATGAGAGAACACGATTTTATCATTGTCCAGAAAACCCCGTATCCTGAGAGATTGGAAGAGTTTAGGTATATAAAAAAACTAAGAAAAAAACTGATGCTTGAATTTGATGACTTTTATCACGACGTTCCTTCATTTAACCCTTCGAGGAATTATTGGCTTAACAGGTATAAATATTACAGAAAAAGGCCACTTGATTTTTTTGAAGATATGTTAGGAGAGGTAGACAAAGTAATTGTCTCAACCAAATTCTTAAAGAATTTTTATGAAAAATTTAATAAAAATATTGTAATAAACCCAAACAATTTAGATCCTGATATCTTTTTGAAAGTTAAACCAGCAAGACAAACAGGAATAGATAATATAAATATTTGCTGGTTTGGATCTTCTTCTCATGTGGGGGACTTCGATATTGTGGGAGAAGTTTTAAAAGAAATTGTCTTAAAATATGATAACGTGTATATTCATATCGGTGGCGACTTACAAACATTTCTAAATCTAAAGGTAGATGAAACAAGGAAAATATTTCATCACTGGCTTCCGTTTGACGTGTACCCCTTTCAATATTCAAATTTCCAGATTGCTGTTGCCCCAATACTTGATCTACCTTTCAACAGGGCAAGGTCTCCTTTGAAATACTATGAATATGGTTGTTCAAATCTTGCAGGAGTATATGACAGGCTTGACCCGTATGAACTGGAGGTTGAAGATGGAAGGTGCGGTATTCTGGTAAAAGGAGAGAAGGAATGGTTTGACGCAATATGTAAATTGATAGAAGATGAAGAACTAAGGTATTCTATTGCAAATAATGCCAGAGAAGACGTTTTGAAAAATCACATATGGTCTGAGGAAAAGGCAAAATTTTATCTAACAGATGTTATTGGCATAGATGAAGAGGATATATTACATCCCAAAAAAGTCTTCCAGAAGGCTGAATGTTCTGTAAAAAAAGAGGGGATTTTTAGCATATTTTACTTTTTTTATCCTGTAGACGAAGCTTTGATTGAAAACGAAATAAAGATTCTTGAAGAATTTACAAAAGATTTTAATGCTGAGTTAAACATATTAAGAATGCCAGAAAGGATTCAGAACGCGTACTCGTTTATTGAAAAAAATATAAAGGGTGAGCATTTTGCTATTGTTACTCCAATATTTTTGCCGTATGAATCAGATTTTAACGTTTTTAAGAATCTTATTGAAGAATTAGAGGAAAACGATTTAGACATTATTTCTCCTACCCTAGTAGACATGACTGGGAAAATTTTATCCTGTGGGATAGCTTTTAAAGAAATGGACGTTCTAAAGGGTCCTGTAGCGCCAGGATATTTTCTGGTTGAGTCTTCTTTATCATTTCCTGATGAAAAGATTCAGATAATGAGCGCACTTCCATTCAAATTTCTTGTTGGTAGAAAAAGTTTTATAGATAAAGTGAAGGATATGGAAACTGCAAATTATGAAAACAACGAGTATGCATTTATTGAGAGCCTGCTTAAGGCAAGGAAAGTTCTTTGGGCTGGGGTTTCAAAAAGATGTAAGGTTACCTATGCCTTTTCAGAGAAGATCTCAGAACAACTTCATGCCTATCGAATAGGATTAGAAAGAGACGATCAGAAGAAACTCTTTTCAAGAGTCGAGATACTGCCAGATTTTTATATTCACACAAAGTGGTATGCTCCAAATGAATGGGATATCAGAATCTATAAGTACGGCCTAACTAACAAAGATAGAGTATTAGAGATGAGTAGTTTTGAGAGAGGCAAAAGTATATTGTCACCGTATTTTAGAAACGATTTAGAGTCTGACTTTTTGAGCGTTTGTGTTTTAAAAGAAGAAGGATTTAATCTTGAGGAACTTTATAAGACATTACGCTGGCAACAATTTCCTGCATTTCAGGTAGTGGAATTTGCAGATTCAAAAAGTTTTTTAGAGAGAATACTTTCTATGAAAGAAAGGTATTTTGTTATAACACACAAGGATGCCAGACTTCACCCGTGGTTTATGTCTTATGTTTATGGCATTGCAAAGGAATGTTCGCCCCAATTAATAACTACCGATTATATTCTTGATAATGAGCCAATTTGTACCCCTGATCTCTCTGTAGAATTTCTAGAAAGCTATAACTATGTAGGAAAAACTTTTGTTGTCGAAAAAGAGCTTTTAATAGATGTCCTGAGGGAAAGAATTTCTGATATGCCAGACTTAGACGTTTTACTTGAAGAGCTTTTGGAATTTGATTCTCAAAGAATAGAAAACGGAATAACAAAAAAACTCGAAAAAATATATCCTGATTTTTATTATGATATCTTGCTCAGAATTTCAGAAAAAAATCCCAAAACTTTTAGGATCCCAATGCATTTAATAAGAACTTCAGAATCAAAAGATTCTAATGCTGAAAGGATAGCTTTAGAAAATCATCTGGAAAGAATAGGATTTGAATATGAGAGAATAGAAGAAAATTACGGCTGTTTTAGAATTTATCCAAAGATTGCTGAGGTTCCTATTGAAGTATTTGTTGTAGGAGAAAATGTTCATGAAGACGTGCTAGATAGCATTTCCAAAGACTTTAAGGTGACAAGAGTTTCTAATTTTAGGCAACTATTCAATGCAGCAAAAGAATCAAATTCAGAAAACGTGCTGGTTATAAAGGATAGCTTAAGGTATATTGATAATGACGTTATACTCGGACTTAACTCTTATCTTTCAAAAAAGGATGTTGGTATCACTTCCCTGAAGGCGCTCTATAGTCAGAATAAATTGGTAATTGGTACTGGCATAGTAATTTCTAAGAACAGGGTCTTTTATGCCATGAACCTTTCAAATGCAGATGAAGAAGGACTTACGAAAAGAGGTTCTGTTACGAGCAATTTTATTTCCCCTATTATAGAGATATTTGCCATAAAAAGGCATTTGTTTTTAGAATTAGGATCAATTTCAGATACGCCTTTTTCTCAGCTTGAACTCTCTCTAAAGGCTCTTGAAATGGGAAAGAGAACTGTAGTGTTGCCCTATTTTACGGCTATGTTTGAAGAACCTATTACATCTAATAATAAATTTGAGTCTTCTAAGAAAAAGACATCTTTAGTAAGTAAGGAACTTTCAAGAATTCTTACAAGGTATAAAAAATTTATTATTAGCGATGCTGACTTATATTTTAATCCAATGCTTAACTATTCATTTAGCGACTTCGAGTATTAA
- a CDS encoding D-glycero-alpha-D-manno-heptose-1,7-bisphosphate 7-phosphatase, with translation MLKNPRGIVFLDRDGTINERIIGGYVTEISLFRFLKYSKKAIKLLNNELFITILITNQRGIAKRLMSEEDLQKIHNFMQDSLQKSAAKIDKIFYCPHDISDNCECRKPKPGMIVRALNELERDGVSINVPKYLIGDSESDMQTAKNAGITGLKIGKENKEFKNLYQAVKYLLKISS, from the coding sequence ATTTTAAAAAATCCAAGAGGTATAGTTTTTCTTGATAGAGACGGTACGATAAATGAAAGAATCATAGGTGGATACGTTACAGAAATTAGCTTATTTAGATTTCTTAAATATTCGAAAAAAGCAATAAAATTATTAAATAATGAATTATTCATAACAATTTTGATTACAAACCAGAGAGGTATAGCGAAACGATTGATGAGCGAAGAAGATCTTCAAAAAATCCACAATTTCATGCAAGATTCACTTCAAAAATCTGCAGCTAAAATAGATAAAATCTTTTATTGTCCGCACGATATTTCGGACAACTGCGAATGTAGAAAACCTAAGCCTGGTATGATAGTTAGAGCTCTTAATGAATTGGAAAGAGATGGAGTTAGTATTAATGTACCAAAATACTTAATAGGAGATAGCGAAAGCGATATGCAAACTGCAAAAAATGCTGGTATAACAGGTCTAAAAATAGGAAAAGAAAATAAAGAATTTAAAAATTTATATCAGGCAGTAAAATATTTGTTAAAAATTTCTAGTTAA
- a CDS encoding glycosyltransferase family 2 protein, with the protein MEESLVTVAMPSYNHEKYIQDAIKSVIDQSYENIEFIIINDCSTDNTHSKICEMINICKSRFVRFEYINSDKNNGIAKTLNMCLKWAKGNYFSLLASDDIFFPDKIELLVNELEKLPEKYAIIFGDATYINEYGGILKVKKGSVESESVLVILASDRDDFNYLNEDEFGTYKTLFKGYLPTPSWLARTRCIREVGGFNEKYFIEDMPLWVALSKRYKFKFINKSVAGYRFHLQNTSSLYHYKMLVDLIKLLKNEKQYCIQKGLEDVWKNMMSLCLKEILQKENLSLQQKKCVIDLLKEDKV; encoded by the coding sequence ATGGAAGAATCTCTTGTTACTGTTGCAATGCCTTCATACAATCATGAAAAGTATATCCAGGATGCTATAAAGAGCGTTATAGATCAAAGCTATGAAAATATAGAATTTATTATTATAAATGACTGTTCTACTGATAATACGCATAGTAAGATATGTGAAATGATAAATATTTGTAAGAGTAGATTCGTTAGATTTGAATATATAAACTCGGATAAAAATAACGGTATAGCAAAGACTCTAAACATGTGCCTGAAGTGGGCTAAGGGCAATTATTTCTCATTGCTTGCCTCAGATGATATCTTTTTCCCTGATAAAATAGAACTTCTGGTTAACGAACTTGAGAAATTACCTGAGAAATATGCAATTATCTTTGGAGATGCTACTTATATTAACGAATACGGAGGTATTTTGAAGGTAAAAAAGGGTTCTGTGGAGTCTGAAAGTGTACTTGTCATACTTGCATCTGATAGAGATGATTTTAACTATCTAAACGAAGATGAATTTGGCACATACAAAACTCTTTTTAAAGGATATCTGCCTACCCCTTCATGGCTTGCAAGGACCAGGTGTATTCGCGAGGTTGGTGGATTTAATGAAAAATATTTTATAGAAGATATGCCGCTGTGGGTAGCTCTTTCGAAAAGATATAAATTTAAATTTATTAATAAATCAGTTGCAGGATATAGGTTTCACCTTCAGAATACTTCTTCTTTGTATCATTATAAAATGCTTGTAGACTTAATAAAGTTGTTAAAAAACGAAAAACAATATTGTATTCAGAAGGGTTTAGAGGATGTCTGGAAAAATATGATGAGCCTTTGTCTGAAAGAGATTTTACAAAAGGAAAATTTATCCCTTCAACAAAAAAAATGTGTAATTGATTTGCTCAAAGAAGATAAGGTTTGA
- a CDS encoding flagellar protein FlaG: MDASSKNQLNKAVQIQPELMAIQQSQVVANKVENNTISNKIEAIPIDQKPGSDNNSEISLKNLKSIAKSLNNIAKNLDIKSKFEVYEKMKGVYYIKVYNAQTNETISEFPPKKYLDMIFSFINGSGNLLIDKKV; encoded by the coding sequence GTGGATGCTAGTAGCAAAAATCAATTAAACAAAGCTGTTCAGATACAGCCAGAATTGATGGCTATTCAGCAGTCACAGGTGGTAGCCAATAAAGTGGAAAACAATACTATAAGCAATAAGATAGAAGCTATACCAATAGATCAAAAGCCAGGCTCAGATAATAATAGCGAAATAAGTCTTAAAAACCTTAAAAGTATAGCAAAGAGCCTGAACAATATAGCCAAAAATCTTGACATAAAGAGTAAGTTTGAGGTGTATGAAAAGATGAAAGGAGTTTATTATATTAAAGTTTACAATGCACAAACGAATGAAACCATAAGCGAATTTCCTCCTAAGAAATATCTTGATATGATATTTAGTTTTATAAACGGATCAGGAAATTTATTAATAGATAAGAAGGTGTGA
- a CDS encoding GNAT family N-acetyltransferase — translation MLNQLEPYELIDLFVKFPPYDFKARKNNKGVILFDTLFDILTTADDFLAKKLKVFENLPILKGFFKPLATFVGTTVSEYLVLPELDEIQFIDSIIEGWDTEYLIVKDIPKDSPLLSKQENAYSDNLVKLLDKRGFVILTGQALAYKLIDFKSIDEYLMRFSYKRRYDFRRKLKKKAQLILEIEDSGNFDNNRLSEYYSMYESVYNKSYIHFDKLTPDFFRELLRSKTLGAKIFSYYIKDKNELIGYKICFQGRDYLIDKFAGFKYPEALNFNVYFISWFDNLEYCINNKLKKFIIGWTNPETKAYLGADFNFTLHAVYPRNPLIRRSLRYLSRFFESDKNELERFLRKK, via the coding sequence ATGTTAAATCAACTTGAGCCATATGAACTCATCGATCTTTTTGTAAAGTTCCCACCATATGATTTTAAGGCGAGAAAAAATAACAAAGGAGTCATATTGTTTGATACCCTTTTTGATATCTTGACTACTGCTGACGATTTTCTTGCCAAAAAATTAAAAGTTTTTGAAAATCTTCCAATATTAAAGGGATTTTTTAAACCGCTTGCCACCTTTGTAGGCACCACAGTATCTGAATATCTTGTTTTGCCAGAACTGGATGAAATTCAATTTATTGACTCTATAATTGAAGGTTGGGATACTGAATACCTTATTGTAAAGGATATTCCAAAGGACTCGCCCCTTCTTTCAAAGCAAGAGAATGCCTATTCTGATAATCTAGTAAAACTCCTTGATAAGAGGGGATTCGTAATACTTACAGGTCAAGCTCTTGCATATAAACTTATTGATTTCAAGAGTATTGACGAATATTTGATGAGATTTTCCTATAAAAGAAGATATGACTTTAGGAGAAAATTAAAGAAAAAGGCTCAGTTAATACTTGAAATTGAGGATTCTGGAAATTTTGATAATAATAGGTTATCAGAATATTATTCAATGTATGAGAGTGTTTATAATAAAAGTTATATTCATTTTGATAAATTAACTCCTGATTTTTTTAGAGAACTCTTAAGGAGCAAAACGCTTGGCGCAAAAATTTTTTCATATTATATAAAGGATAAAAACGAGCTTATTGGTTATAAGATATGCTTTCAAGGAAGAGACTACCTGATAGACAAGTTTGCAGGTTTCAAGTATCCTGAAGCGCTAAATTTTAACGTGTATTTTATTAGCTGGTTTGACAATCTAGAATATTGTATCAACAACAAGCTCAAAAAATTTATAATAGGGTGGACAAATCCAGAAACGAAGGCTTATCTTGGTGCAGATTTTAATTTTACCCTGCATGCGGTATACCCAAGAAATCCATTGATTAGGAGGTCTTTGAGATATCTGTCTAGATTTTTTGAGTCTGATAAAAACGAGCTGGAAAGATTTTTAAGAAAAAAGTAG